One segment of Pyricularia oryzae 70-15 chromosome 3, whole genome shotgun sequence DNA contains the following:
- a CDS encoding eukaryotic translation initiation factor 3, with the protein MSGYQNGGPRGLADDSDVEEEALVADYREQVQYEEGMDDPDMGLAQQTDDIQSRLVAAAQPLDFSAPLEVKFQSYDQYCSLFHFILNSDGPVDLEPPSYYWAWDVIDEFIYQFNSFSSYRMRIARQANNEEEAQILRENPNTWGCYSVLNVLYSLIQRSQILEQLQAMKRNEDPMAVAGDYGSRSLYRMLGYFSIIGLLRVHCLLGDFSLALRTLDDIELNKKAMFARVMAAHFTTYYYVGFSYMMVRRYADAIRMFSHILVYVSRTKNFQKNAQYDSITKKNDQMLALIAICVAFHPTRLDDTIHTALREKFGDQLLKLQRGGPESLPVYEELFRTACPKFISPVPPDFDNPEANVDPIEHHLSVFMDEVKTNMWSPTVKSYLRLYTTMDLKKLAGFLSVKPEELRSWLLVNKQRTKQLRWADHGLLDGELVNVSDLDYAMQGDLIHISEAKVGRKLVDWYLRNLSRTYV; encoded by the exons ATGAGCGGATACCAAAACGGCGGCCCCCGCGGCCTAGCCGATGACAGCGATGTTGAGGAGGAGGCTCTCGTCGCCGACTACCGCGAGCAGGTCCAGTACGAGGAGGGTATGGATGACCCCGATATGGGGTTGGCCCAGCAGACCGACGACATCCAGTCCAGGCTTGTCGCCGCAGCGCAGCCCCTCGACTTTTCCGCGCCCCTCGAAGTCAAGTTCCAGAGCTACGACCAATACTGCAGCTTATTTCACTTCATCCTGAACTCGGATGGGCCAGTTGACCTGGAGCCCCCCTCT TACTACTGGGCGTGGGATGTCATCGACGAGTTCATCTACCAGTTCAACTCGTTCTCCTCATACAGGATGCGCATCGCAAGGCAGGCCAAcaacgaggaggaggcgcaAATACTGCGAGAGAACCCCAACACGTGGGGATGCTACAGTGTCCTGAACGTGCTCTACTCGCTCATTCAGCGCTCTCAGATCCTCGAGCAGCTGCAGGCAATGAAGCGCAACGAGGACCCTATGGCTGTTGCAGGTGACTACGGCAGCAGGAGTCTGTACAGGATGTTGGGATACTTCTCCATCATTGGTCTTCTCCGTGTGCACTGTCTGCTTGGTGACTTCAGCCTCGCCCTGAGGACGCTTGACGACATCGAGCTGAACAAGAAGGCCATGTTCGCCCGCGTCATGGCCGCGCACTTCACAACCTACTACTACGTCGGTTTCTCCTACATGATGGTCCGTCGCTACGCCGATGCCATCCGCATGTTCAGCCACATCCTGGTCTACGTCTCGCGTACCAAGAACTTCCAGAAGAACGCTCAGTACGACTCGATCACCAAGAAGAACGACCAGATGCTGGCCCTCATTGCCATCTGCGTGGCTTTCCATCCCACTCGTCTTGACGACACCATCCACACCGCTCTTCGTGAGAAGTTCGGTGACCAGCTCCTGAAGCTGCAGAGGGGTGGCCCCGAGTCTCTTCCCGTCTATGAGGAGCTCTTCAGGACGGCGTGCCCCAAGTTCATCTCGCCCGTTCCTCCGGACTTTGACAACCCGGAGGCCAACGTGGATCCCATCGAGCACCACCTGTCCGTTTTCATGGACGAAGTCAAGACCAACATGTGGAGCCCGACCGTCAAGTCCTACCTCAGGCTGTACACAACCATGGACCTCAAGAAGCTCGCTGGTTTCCTGTCTGTCAAGCCCGAGGAGCTCCGCTCGTGGCTGCTTGTCAACAAGCAGCGCACCAAGCAGCTGCGCTGGGCCGACCACGGCCTTCTCGATGGCGAGCTGGTCAACGTGAGCGACCTTGACTATGCCATGCAGGGT GACTTGATTCACATCTCGGAGGCCAAGGTCGGCAGGAAACTGGTTGACTGGTACCTCCGCAACCTGTCTCGCACATACGTGTAA
- a CDS encoding usp domain-containing protein, translating into MAVLTEDGSSGRFRHHVSFDNIPVGEATKNNVLGYTINLTHDGYQPKRRSRTMMAGVDQHFYSDYALQWLLEEYAEDGDEVICVHVSERDSRDDKNYKPKAQAMVERIKQKIPPDCAISIKLEYAVGKLHETFQKLIYIYQPSMLVVGTRGRSLGGIQGLVNTRNSFSKYCLQYSPVPTVVVRDIDKRKKKKEKRSQDPSRQSYLSMLASNDGKHEADSENSSLYELEARLSPDEEAHRVAAAIGLPSSFDPTIEGVALETRMHPRIQSVPTSPLKETLHAEEVASALAAVPAPPSTLGGSDDDESADDSGDEFEVMSGEQIIAKGGQGNPDEKIKKTKLHQMEVAEAAALREQPVDDDDDDDDDEDNTQGGPGSHDGQGLKGKP; encoded by the exons ATGGCTGTACTAACAGAAGATGGTTCGTCGGGCAGGTTTCGGCACCACGTTTCCTTTGACAACATCCCAGTCGGCGAGGCAACCAAGAATAATGTACTGGGCTACACGATCAATCTGACGCACGATGGCTATCAACCCAAGCGACGGTCGCGGACCATGATGGCCGGCGTTGACCAGCATTTCTACTCCGACTATGCACTACAGTGGCTGCTCGAGGAGTATGCCGAGGACGGAGATGAGGTCATTTGCGTGCATGTCTCGGAAAGAGACAGCCGCGACGACAAGAATTACAAGCCGAAAGCCCAGGCAATGGTTGAGCGGATAAAGCAGAAGATTCCTCCGGACTGTGCGATTAGCATCAAGTTGGAGTATGCGGTTGGAAAACTACATGAGACTTTTCAGAAGCTG ATTTACATATATCAGCCTTCAATGCTGGTTGTGGGCACACGCGGCCGGTCCCTTGGCGGTATCCAAGGACTTGTCAACACGCGAAACTCGTTTTCAAAGTACTGTCTACAATACTCGCCAGTGCCAACCGTAGTGGTCCGCGACATCGACAAacgcaagaagaagaaagagaagCGGAGCCAAGATCCGAGCAGGCAGAGTTATCTTTCTATGCTGGCCTCCAATGACGGAAAGCACGAGGCAGACAGCGAGAATAGTAGTCTCTATGAACTGGAGGCAAGGCTCTCGCCCGACGAGGAAGCCCACAGAGTCGCCGCAGCTATTGGCCTTCCAAGCTCATTCGACCCCACAATCGAGGGTGTTGCCCTCGAAACGCGGATGCATCCCAGAATACAGAGCGTACCAACCTCACCTCTGAAGGAGACCCTGCACGCAGAAGAGGTCGCCAGCGCTCTGGCGGCCGTGCCTGCACCACCTTCGACACTTGGCGGCAGCGATGATGATGAGAGCGCCGACGACTCTGGTGACGAGTTTGAGGTCATGTCTGGCGAGCAGATCATCGCCAAGGGAGGTCAAGGCAACCCGGACGAGAAGATCAAAAAGACGAAGCTTCACCAGATGGAGGttgccgaggcggcggcgctaCGTGAGCAACCGgttgacgatgatgacgacgacgacgacgacgaagatAATACTCAGGGCGGCCCGGGAAGTCATGATGGCCAAGGACTGAAAGGGAAGCCTTGA